One part of the Xylanimonas allomyrinae genome encodes these proteins:
- a CDS encoding carbohydrate ABC transporter permease: protein MIGFTGPALLVFVLFVFVPIGYAVVLSLFNGTPTSPIRDFVGFQNFTEIFTTGRGETLGQPWFWHAVRNNFLIAVMSLLIQGPIAIGVALLLNRKMRFRGFFRLMIFVPYVLSEVITGVIFSLMLSPQGAVNDWLTRLGFEQFANFQWLMDTSAAPADAGMFAILGSRTFWAVFAILTWKYVGLAIILFLAGLSGVPEELNEAAAIDGATWWQTQRKITIPLLGPTIRIWAFLSLIGSFQLFDMVWILTGQQPGRTGMHTMATFMVDQGMNRNRVGYGSAIAIVLFVITLIVALLYQRFILSRDIGKES from the coding sequence GTGATCGGGTTCACCGGGCCGGCGCTCCTCGTCTTCGTGCTCTTCGTCTTCGTCCCGATCGGCTACGCCGTCGTCCTCTCGCTGTTCAACGGCACGCCGACCAGTCCGATCCGCGACTTCGTCGGGTTCCAGAACTTCACGGAGATCTTCACCACGGGACGTGGTGAGACCCTCGGCCAGCCGTGGTTCTGGCACGCGGTGCGCAACAACTTCCTCATCGCCGTGATGTCGCTGCTCATCCAGGGACCCATCGCGATCGGTGTCGCGCTGCTGCTCAACCGCAAGATGCGGTTCCGTGGATTCTTCCGGCTGATGATCTTCGTGCCGTATGTCCTCTCCGAGGTCATCACCGGCGTCATCTTCAGCCTCATGCTCTCGCCTCAGGGTGCGGTCAACGACTGGCTGACCCGCCTCGGGTTCGAGCAGTTCGCGAACTTCCAGTGGCTCATGGACACCAGCGCCGCACCGGCGGACGCCGGCATGTTCGCGATCCTCGGGTCGCGCACCTTCTGGGCCGTCTTCGCCATCCTGACCTGGAAGTACGTGGGCCTGGCGATCATCCTGTTCCTCGCCGGCCTGTCCGGCGTGCCCGAGGAGCTCAACGAGGCCGCCGCGATCGACGGCGCCACGTGGTGGCAGACCCAGCGCAAGATCACCATCCCGCTGCTGGGCCCCACGATCCGCATCTGGGCGTTCCTGTCCCTCATCGGGTCGTTCCAGCTCTTCGACATGGTGTGGATCCTCACCGGCCAGCAGCCTGGCCGCACCGGCATGCACACCATGGCGACCTTCATGGTCGACCAGGGCATGAACCGCAACCGCGTCGGCTACGGCTCAGCGATCGCCATCGTGCTGTTCGTCATCACGCTGATCGTCGCGCTGCTCTACCAGCGCTTCATCCTCAGCCGCGACATCGGAAAGGAGTCCTGA
- a CDS encoding carbohydrate ABC transporter permease — MAAVTLDRTSEATPEIRHKRVFSWSQPWVYLVALVALALSIGPVLFVVLGGFRTNPQLLLNPGGLPDPWVWSNYGQILDPTTRFGPMFFGQVIASVSIALITTALVVVLGVSVAYAIARFNMKGGPVLFSIFAAGLMFPATIAILPTWMILQSVGLIGTWAGVIIPQVAFALPTTVVILTPFIKAIPKELEEAAALDGTTRTGFFFRILLPLAKPGMVTVGVLAFVGSWNAYMLPLFVLRVGGANVNIFGMNASVTLPLVSRRSRPSSRPRRR; from the coding sequence GTGGCCGCTGTGACTCTTGACCGCACCTCCGAGGCGACACCGGAGATCCGCCACAAGCGGGTGTTCTCCTGGAGCCAGCCGTGGGTCTACCTCGTCGCCCTCGTGGCGCTCGCGCTGTCGATCGGGCCCGTCCTGTTCGTCGTCCTCGGCGGCTTCCGGACCAACCCGCAGCTCCTGCTGAACCCGGGCGGCCTGCCCGACCCGTGGGTCTGGTCGAACTACGGCCAGATCCTCGACCCGACGACGCGGTTCGGCCCGATGTTCTTCGGCCAGGTCATCGCGTCGGTGTCGATCGCCCTCATCACGACGGCGCTCGTCGTCGTCCTGGGCGTCTCGGTCGCCTACGCGATCGCCCGGTTCAACATGAAGGGTGGCCCGGTGCTGTTCAGCATCTTCGCCGCCGGCCTCATGTTCCCGGCGACCATCGCCATCCTGCCGACCTGGATGATCCTGCAGAGCGTCGGCCTCATCGGGACCTGGGCGGGTGTGATCATCCCGCAGGTGGCGTTCGCGCTGCCGACGACGGTGGTCATCCTCACCCCGTTCATCAAGGCCATCCCCAAGGAGCTGGAGGAGGCCGCGGCCCTCGACGGGACGACGCGCACCGGCTTCTTCTTCCGCATCCTGCTCCCGCTCGCGAAGCCGGGCATGGTCACGGTGGGCGTGCTCGCGTTCGTCGGTTCGTGGAACGCGTACATGCTCCCGCTGTTCGTGCTGCGCGTCGGTGGCGCCAACGTCAACATCTTCGGGATGAACGCGTCTGTCACACTCCCCTTGGTGTCCAGGCGTTCCAGACCCAGTTCTCGTCCTCGACGACGATGA
- a CDS encoding STAS domain-containing protein, protein MEFGEQDAGTYMTLAPEGRLNLISAPPLKARVDDLVREGRTRVVVDLGAVDHIDSSGLGALVGGLKAARQAGGDLRIARAGEQVRAVLKLTNLDRILVPYRTVEEAGHDW, encoded by the coding sequence ATGGAGTTCGGGGAGCAGGACGCAGGAACCTACATGACGCTGGCGCCGGAAGGGCGGCTCAACCTCATCTCGGCGCCACCGCTCAAGGCGCGCGTCGACGACCTCGTGCGGGAGGGGCGCACCCGGGTCGTGGTCGACCTGGGGGCTGTCGACCACATCGACTCCTCGGGCCTGGGTGCGCTGGTCGGCGGGCTGAAGGCGGCACGGCAGGCCGGCGGGGACCTGCGGATCGCGCGCGCAGGCGAGCAGGTCCGGGCGGTGCTCAAACTGACAAACCTGGACCGGATCCTCGTGCCGTACCGCACGGTGGAGGAGGCCGGCCATGACTGGTGA
- a CDS encoding ABC transporter ATP-binding protein → MNGIVLEGRRLGHSYGPTRVLDDVDVTIRAGEIVAVMGPSGSGKSTLLHLLAGLLKPDVGEVWLAGQRFDTLGERKRSERRLKELGFVFQFGDLVPELTVEENVELPLRLLGTRPAQARARAHEMLDRLGVVEHAAKRLSEVSGGQAQRAAVARALVHTPPVILADEPTGSLDTTTGELVLEAFVDAARDQGTAVVLVTHELRVASWAGRDILLRDGRVVGGSAAGDLTGASAGSVSA, encoded by the coding sequence ATGAACGGGATCGTCCTGGAGGGCCGCCGCCTCGGGCATTCCTACGGCCCCACCCGCGTGCTCGACGACGTCGACGTCACGATCCGCGCTGGGGAGATCGTTGCCGTCATGGGCCCGTCCGGCTCCGGCAAGTCGACGCTGCTGCACCTGCTCGCCGGGCTGCTGAAGCCCGACGTCGGTGAGGTCTGGCTCGCGGGCCAGAGGTTCGACACCTTGGGTGAGCGCAAGCGCTCCGAGCGGCGCCTCAAGGAGCTGGGATTCGTGTTCCAGTTCGGTGACCTGGTGCCGGAACTGACGGTCGAGGAGAACGTCGAGCTGCCGCTCCGGCTGCTGGGCACTCGCCCGGCCCAGGCCCGCGCGCGGGCGCACGAGATGCTCGACCGCCTTGGCGTCGTCGAGCATGCCGCGAAGCGGCTGAGCGAGGTCTCGGGCGGGCAGGCGCAGCGCGCCGCCGTCGCTCGCGCACTGGTGCACACCCCGCCGGTGATCCTCGCCGACGAGCCCACCGGTTCGCTGGACACCACCACGGGCGAGCTCGTCCTGGAGGCGTTCGTCGACGCCGCGCGGGATCAGGGCACCGCCGTCGTCCTGGTGACGCACGAGCTGCGCGTTGCGTCCTGGGCGGGCCGCGACATTCTGCTGCGCGACGGCCGTGTGGTCGGCGGTTCCGCGGCCGGCGACCTGACCGGCGCGTCCGCGGGCTCGGTGTCCGCATGA
- a CDS encoding aspartate aminotransferase family protein — MTGLRERRERTLGPYAPLFYDRPLELVGGDGVWLTDVAGGRYLDAYNNVPHVGHAHPRVVEAIARQAATLNLHTRYLNDRVVDYAERLLATFDAPLDRVVFTNSGSESNDLALRIAAQHTSSEGVLVSDFSYHGHTRALAAATTGLRTREGLGPHVRTLRVPDLDGADRGHDEATVLAVALDEARAAIDSLRQEGHGLSALLFDSLFSTEGLNRVPAGYVAGLAALVRGAGGLVVGDEVQSGFGRTGTAFWGYQNHGVVPDLVTMGKPMGNGHPVGGVALSAALLDEFGPRNMYFNTFGGNPVSAAAGLAVLDVLRDEDLVERARATGVVVRRGLERLVAAHERLGPVKGTGLFFGVEILDRPRNDPRARPDPASTRRVVEALRARHVLVSRIGREDSVLKMRPPMPFGPREAELLLDELAEILDARPFGRCPLRSGA; from the coding sequence ATGACCGGCCTGCGGGAGCGGCGCGAGCGGACGCTCGGCCCGTACGCCCCCTTGTTCTACGACCGACCGCTGGAGCTGGTCGGCGGCGACGGCGTGTGGCTCACGGACGTCGCGGGCGGCCGGTACCTCGACGCGTACAACAACGTGCCGCACGTGGGCCACGCCCACCCGCGCGTCGTCGAGGCGATCGCCCGGCAGGCGGCCACGCTCAACCTCCACACGCGGTACCTCAACGACCGCGTCGTCGACTACGCCGAACGGCTGCTGGCGACCTTCGACGCCCCGCTCGACCGCGTGGTGTTCACCAACAGCGGCTCGGAGTCCAACGACCTCGCCCTGCGCATCGCCGCGCAGCACACGTCGAGCGAAGGCGTGCTCGTCTCCGACTTCAGCTACCACGGTCACACGCGCGCCCTGGCCGCCGCGACGACGGGGCTGCGCACGCGCGAGGGCCTGGGGCCGCACGTGCGCACCCTGCGGGTCCCCGACCTCGACGGCGCCGACCGCGGCCACGACGAGGCCACGGTGCTCGCCGTGGCGCTGGACGAGGCCCGGGCCGCCATCGACTCGCTTCGCCAGGAAGGGCACGGGCTCAGCGCCCTGCTGTTCGACTCGCTGTTCTCGACCGAAGGCCTCAACCGCGTCCCCGCGGGGTACGTCGCCGGGCTGGCCGCCCTGGTCCGGGGGGCCGGCGGCCTCGTCGTCGGCGACGAGGTGCAGTCGGGGTTCGGCCGCACGGGCACCGCGTTCTGGGGGTACCAGAACCACGGCGTGGTGCCCGACCTGGTCACGATGGGCAAGCCGATGGGCAACGGGCACCCGGTCGGCGGCGTCGCCCTCAGCGCGGCGCTGCTCGACGAGTTCGGCCCGCGCAACATGTACTTCAACACCTTCGGCGGCAACCCGGTGTCCGCGGCGGCCGGCCTGGCCGTGCTCGACGTCCTGCGGGACGAGGATCTCGTCGAGCGGGCGCGCGCGACCGGCGTCGTCGTGCGCCGCGGCCTGGAGCGGCTCGTCGCGGCGCACGAACGGCTGGGGCCGGTCAAGGGCACCGGCCTGTTCTTCGGCGTCGAGATCCTCGACCGCCCGCGGAACGACCCGCGGGCGCGCCCCGACCCCGCGAGCACGCGGCGCGTCGTCGAGGCCCTGCGCGCACGGCACGTGCTGGTCAGCCGGATCGGGCGCGAGGACAGCGTGCTGAAGATGCGCCCGCCGATGCCGTTCGGCCCCCGCGAGGCCGAGCTGCTGCTCGACGAGCTCGCCGAGATCCTGGATGCGCGCCCGTTCGGACGCTGCCCCCTACGATCGGGCGCATGA
- a CDS encoding FtsX-like permease family protein, with translation MSALVTLGLRLARAGSPLRAWSIAAGNAIGVVLLLLAGSLPQAMYPDPIERGDQRVALLTIALFLLVPAAVLLVMVGRLSSGVRDRRLASLRMIGVPPHHTRVVAAVENGVLALVGAVAGAVLFLVVLQPTSALFVRDTTVLGERLDGAPALVVAAVLLVVAVSIGAGTASTWDRALPGTAPRSEARTTNPRAWRLIVLGAGLSALAWLAGADMGTANPDLVTVAMLGGATATGVGIALVTPLVSSCVARLLVRSDGVTSRLAGRAMQADSGSASRVVAGLGVAVFLSTGALGVLGAFEAAPQNADAIRTFGSGPQKVRIMAPADGVAWEPNDLDSLLAVPGVRGLEPISLQAGPKGCPEDGTCLEVLVGTCAQLKLSFAMTGCDDTRASVISTVDADGATHPTGFLPEPPPAVGDTISLVDDDGTVAQYVTLDGPTVIQDLPRQQEEWAWPSDAVAFVPVALLGDWYAGQSFPVVVADGGSAMVRQLETWADEHGYFAWQPAEREWAKVQAFRTAVWSLCGVAITVALIVLALGAADRATERRRSVARQVMVGVPPRVLQRSQLLQTLVPVAVAVLLALGAGIVGVSGYTNMAEQASTLDSGAWLGLVLIAGVGGLLAAASTVPLVRTRLTPELLRRE, from the coding sequence ATGAGCGCGCTCGTCACGCTCGGCCTGCGCCTGGCCCGGGCGGGTAGCCCGCTGCGCGCCTGGTCGATCGCTGCCGGGAACGCGATCGGCGTCGTGCTGCTGCTCCTCGCCGGCTCGCTGCCGCAGGCGATGTATCCCGATCCGATCGAGCGCGGCGACCAGCGTGTCGCTCTGCTGACGATCGCGCTGTTCCTGCTGGTGCCCGCCGCGGTGCTGCTGGTGATGGTCGGGCGACTCTCGTCCGGGGTGCGTGACCGGCGCCTGGCCTCACTGCGCATGATCGGCGTGCCGCCGCACCACACACGTGTGGTGGCCGCGGTGGAGAACGGAGTGCTCGCGCTCGTCGGCGCGGTCGCGGGAGCGGTCCTGTTCCTGGTGGTGCTTCAGCCCACCAGTGCGCTGTTCGTGCGCGACACGACCGTGCTGGGCGAGCGTCTCGACGGCGCCCCGGCCCTGGTCGTCGCCGCGGTCCTCCTGGTGGTTGCCGTGTCGATCGGCGCGGGAACGGCCTCGACGTGGGACCGCGCGCTGCCCGGCACTGCGCCGCGCTCCGAGGCGCGAACCACAAACCCGCGTGCGTGGCGGCTGATCGTGCTGGGCGCCGGGCTGAGCGCGCTTGCCTGGCTCGCCGGCGCCGATATGGGAACGGCGAACCCCGACCTTGTGACGGTCGCGATGCTGGGCGGCGCGACCGCGACCGGCGTCGGGATCGCGCTCGTCACGCCGCTCGTGTCGTCCTGCGTCGCGCGGCTGCTCGTCCGGTCCGACGGCGTCACCTCTCGCCTGGCCGGCCGCGCGATGCAGGCCGACTCGGGAAGTGCGTCCCGGGTCGTCGCAGGGCTCGGCGTGGCCGTGTTCCTCTCGACGGGTGCTCTCGGCGTGCTCGGCGCGTTCGAGGCCGCACCGCAGAACGCGGACGCGATCCGCACGTTCGGTTCCGGCCCGCAGAAGGTGCGCATCATGGCCCCCGCCGATGGCGTCGCCTGGGAGCCGAACGACCTCGACTCGCTTCTTGCGGTGCCCGGCGTTCGCGGACTCGAACCGATCTCGCTCCAGGCTGGCCCCAAAGGTTGCCCTGAAGACGGGACCTGCCTGGAGGTGCTGGTCGGGACCTGTGCGCAGCTCAAGCTCTCGTTTGCGATGACCGGCTGCGACGACACCCGCGCCTCGGTGATCAGCACGGTCGATGCCGACGGCGCCACCCACCCCACCGGCTTCCTTCCGGAGCCGCCGCCCGCGGTCGGCGACACCATCTCGCTCGTCGACGACGACGGAACCGTTGCGCAGTACGTGACCCTCGACGGCCCCACCGTCATCCAGGATCTGCCCCGCCAGCAGGAGGAGTGGGCCTGGCCCAGCGACGCGGTCGCCTTCGTCCCCGTCGCGCTGCTCGGCGACTGGTACGCCGGACAATCGTTCCCTGTCGTCGTCGCCGACGGCGGGAGCGCGATGGTCCGGCAGCTTGAAACCTGGGCAGACGAGCACGGCTACTTCGCTTGGCAGCCCGCCGAGAGGGAGTGGGCCAAGGTCCAGGCGTTCCGTACCGCGGTCTGGTCGCTGTGCGGGGTCGCGATCACGGTCGCCCTCATCGTGCTCGCTCTCGGCGCCGCCGACCGGGCGACCGAGCGCCGCCGGTCGGTCGCTCGTCAGGTCATGGTCGGCGTACCGCCACGTGTACTCCAGCGCAGCCAGCTCCTCCAGACGCTCGTCCCGGTCGCCGTCGCCGTCCTGCTCGCTCTCGGCGCCGGCATCGTCGGCGTCAGCGGCTACACCAACATGGCGGAGCAGGCCTCGACGCTGGACAGCGGCGCGTGGCTCGGCCTCGTCCTCATCGCCGGCGTCGGCGGACTCCTCGCGGCGGCGAGCACCGTGCCGCTGGTGCGCACGCGACTGACCCCAGAACTGCTGCGACGGGAGTGA
- a CDS encoding PP2C family protein-serine/threonine phosphatase, whose product MNIAAHEAERLAEAAGSRYDRVVRLVQAIFGAPIVALNLLGPHEQFTVAAIGPYQRRLPLDASICATTVLHDDVVEIPDLRADERFRDFPMVVAPPRVRFYAGVPLRGAGGRKVGALCMLDLVPRELGPMQREMLADLGSMVERELMVQDEMLRVGEVQRLLLPTGPPAMPGVEVAGRVQSAREAGGDFFDWQVVGGPGGSQQLQVVLGDVMGKGLAASLIAAEMRAVLGTHSRYVALDEAVRRTSEATLQNLESNGRFVTLWGGRLDPADGTLRYVDAGHGLAALASPRGVRRLVQRSMPLGMPVPVTWAQTTAVMAPDETLVVVSDGVLDVFGDLGIALDAVRDLIVTGRTCADVVDRIVEQAAGRGATDDVAAVVVRRASGEQDAWRSEDRREGRAG is encoded by the coding sequence ATGAACATCGCGGCACACGAGGCCGAGCGACTCGCGGAGGCGGCCGGCAGTCGATACGACCGTGTGGTGCGACTGGTCCAGGCGATCTTCGGCGCCCCGATCGTCGCCCTCAACCTGCTCGGCCCGCACGAGCAGTTCACCGTCGCGGCGATCGGGCCGTACCAGCGGCGGCTCCCGCTCGACGCGTCGATCTGCGCCACCACCGTGCTCCACGACGACGTCGTCGAGATCCCCGACCTGCGCGCCGACGAGAGGTTCCGCGACTTCCCGATGGTCGTTGCGCCGCCCCGGGTGCGCTTCTACGCCGGGGTTCCGCTGCGCGGCGCGGGCGGGCGCAAGGTGGGGGCGCTGTGCATGCTCGACCTGGTGCCGCGCGAGCTGGGCCCGATGCAGCGCGAGATGCTCGCGGACCTGGGCTCGATGGTCGAGCGCGAGCTCATGGTGCAGGACGAGATGTTGCGCGTCGGTGAGGTGCAGCGGCTGCTCCTGCCGACCGGCCCACCCGCGATGCCCGGGGTCGAGGTCGCCGGGCGCGTGCAGTCGGCACGCGAGGCCGGTGGCGACTTCTTCGACTGGCAGGTCGTGGGCGGCCCCGGTGGGTCGCAGCAGCTCCAGGTGGTGCTCGGCGACGTCATGGGGAAGGGCCTGGCGGCCTCGCTCATCGCCGCCGAGATGCGCGCGGTGCTCGGCACGCACTCGCGGTACGTCGCACTCGACGAGGCCGTGCGCCGCACGAGCGAGGCGACGTTGCAGAACCTGGAGAGCAACGGCCGGTTCGTCACGCTGTGGGGCGGGCGGCTCGACCCCGCCGACGGTACGCTCCGCTACGTCGACGCCGGTCACGGGCTCGCCGCGCTGGCCTCTCCGCGCGGGGTGCGGCGTCTCGTCCAGCGGTCGATGCCGCTCGGGATGCCGGTGCCGGTCACCTGGGCGCAGACGACGGCGGTCATGGCGCCCGACGAGACGCTGGTCGTCGTCAGCGACGGCGTGCTGGACGTCTTCGGGGACCTGGGCATCGCGCTCGACGCGGTGCGTGACCTGATCGTCACCGGCAGGACGTGCGCCGACGTCGTCGACAGGATCGTCGAGCAGGCCGCGGGGCGTGGTGCCACGGACGACGTCGCTGCCGTCGTCGTCCGGCGTGCGAGTGGTGAGCAGGATGCGTGGCGGAGCGAGGACCGACGAGAGGGGCGAGCTGGCTGA
- a CDS encoding ABC transporter substrate-binding protein, translating into MKTKIRAGGMVAMAATVALVAAACGGGDNGNGGSADGNGVEITWWHNGTGEPLLGFWEDVAQEFEDKNPGVTINIQAFQNEELRNTVLPNAFAGGNAPDLFQSWGGGELAQWVEDGIVKDLSDVASDTIDAIGTPATAWQVDGKTYGLPYTFGPAGFWVNTDLWEKAGLDTTNFPTTWDELFAAWSTLKDAGITPVAVGGLDGWPAAHWWYHTAVSTVSPETFEKAMSTGDFSDPAWEKTGENLQTILDANAFNDGWQATSAQQGAASSAGMVALGQAASELMGVWNGGVMGGIYNEANGLDENSQELQENHLGWFPFPAFANGEGDGRILGGGDGFSVHADAPAETVDFLKYILSEDVQRRYVALGNSPALASLGAEIEDPAQAAAQKALANASGVQLWLDTAFGPAVANPMNDAIVQFMQGNGTPQQVVDAISNSWAG; encoded by the coding sequence ATGAAGACCAAGATTCGCGCAGGGGGCATGGTCGCTATGGCAGCGACCGTCGCCCTGGTCGCTGCCGCCTGCGGTGGCGGCGACAACGGCAACGGCGGCTCGGCCGACGGCAACGGCGTCGAGATCACCTGGTGGCACAACGGCACCGGCGAGCCGCTGCTCGGATTCTGGGAGGACGTCGCCCAGGAGTTCGAGGACAAGAACCCGGGCGTGACGATCAACATCCAGGCGTTCCAGAACGAGGAGCTCCGCAACACGGTGCTCCCCAACGCGTTCGCCGGCGGCAACGCTCCCGACCTGTTCCAGAGCTGGGGCGGCGGCGAGCTGGCCCAGTGGGTCGAGGACGGCATCGTCAAGGACCTGTCGGACGTGGCCTCGGACACGATCGACGCGATCGGCACCCCCGCCACCGCGTGGCAGGTCGACGGCAAGACCTACGGCCTGCCGTACACCTTCGGTCCCGCCGGCTTCTGGGTCAACACCGACCTGTGGGAGAAGGCCGGCCTCGACACCACCAACTTCCCGACCACCTGGGACGAGCTGTTCGCCGCGTGGAGCACGCTGAAGGACGCCGGCATCACGCCGGTCGCCGTCGGTGGCCTCGACGGCTGGCCCGCCGCGCACTGGTGGTACCACACCGCCGTCTCGACCGTCTCGCCCGAGACGTTCGAGAAGGCCATGTCCACCGGTGACTTCTCCGACCCCGCGTGGGAGAAGACCGGCGAGAACCTCCAGACGATCCTGGACGCGAACGCGTTCAACGACGGCTGGCAGGCCACCTCGGCCCAGCAGGGTGCCGCGTCGTCGGCCGGCATGGTCGCTCTCGGCCAGGCCGCGTCGGAGCTCATGGGCGTCTGGAACGGCGGCGTCATGGGTGGCATCTACAACGAGGCCAACGGCCTCGACGAGAACTCGCAGGAGCTCCAGGAGAACCACCTCGGTTGGTTCCCCTTCCCCGCGTTCGCGAACGGTGAGGGCGACGGCCGCATCCTCGGTGGCGGCGACGGCTTCTCCGTCCACGCCGACGCCCCGGCCGAGACGGTCGACTTCCTCAAGTACATCCTCTCGGAGGACGTGCAGCGCCGTTACGTCGCGCTCGGCAACTCGCCGGCTCTCGCCTCCCTCGGCGCCGAGATCGAGGACCCGGCTCAGGCCGCGGCCCAGAAGGCTCTCGCCAACGCCTCGGGTGTCCAGCTCTGGCTCGACACCGCGTTCGGCCCGGCCGTCGCCAACCCGATGAACGACGCGATCGTGCAGTTCATGCAGGGCAACGGCACGCCGCAGCAGGTCGTCGACGCCATCTCGAACTCCTGGGCAGGCTGA
- a CDS encoding ATP-binding protein: MTGDAVERSDYVLEGFAVPAEIDHVHALLERVGAEHPELDSTDLMMFETAVVEIATNVVEHGRPPGEVRWRLTLTVRPDEIEGELLDSGQEFSPDLDTPMPHTLAEGGRGLPLASALLHRIELARIDDANHWRMVRHLTPPAGA; encoded by the coding sequence ATGACTGGTGACGCTGTCGAGCGCAGCGACTACGTGCTTGAAGGGTTCGCCGTGCCGGCGGAGATCGACCATGTCCACGCCCTGCTGGAGCGCGTCGGCGCGGAGCACCCGGAGCTCGACTCGACCGACCTCATGATGTTCGAGACCGCGGTGGTCGAGATCGCGACCAACGTCGTCGAGCACGGACGGCCACCCGGTGAGGTGCGCTGGCGGCTGACCCTGACCGTCCGCCCCGACGAGATCGAAGGCGAGCTGCTCGACTCTGGCCAGGAGTTCAGCCCCGACCTCGACACGCCCATGCCCCACACGCTGGCCGAGGGTGGCCGAGGCCTTCCCCTGGCGAGCGCGCTCCTGCACCGCATCGAGCTCGCGCGGATCGACGACGCCAACCACTGGCGCATGGTGCGGCACCTCACTCCGCCGGCCGGCGCGTGA
- a CDS encoding PadR family transcriptional regulator — protein MTVPMALLALLDEGPTHGFDLKRRYDALLGHERELKYGQVYSTLQRLERDGLADGVGLEAGGGGDRKVYAITAHGITELDQWLATPEPATGRPAEVFTRVVLALVSGRDADQVLDAHRRAYLDRMRVLTARRHDGDVVDRLAGDYEIAHLEADLRWIELASVRLTTIAAQVRAAGAKGSHP, from the coding sequence ATGACGGTTCCCATGGCTCTCCTGGCCCTCCTCGACGAGGGGCCCACACACGGGTTCGACCTCAAGCGTCGCTATGACGCGCTGCTCGGGCATGAGCGTGAGCTCAAGTACGGGCAGGTCTACTCGACCCTCCAGCGCCTCGAGCGCGACGGCCTCGCCGACGGCGTCGGACTTGAGGCGGGTGGGGGCGGTGACCGAAAGGTCTACGCGATCACCGCTCACGGCATCACCGAGCTCGACCAGTGGCTCGCCACGCCAGAGCCCGCGACCGGTCGCCCGGCAGAGGTCTTCACGCGCGTCGTGCTCGCCCTCGTCAGCGGCCGTGACGCCGACCAGGTCCTCGACGCACACCGCCGTGCGTACCTGGACCGCATGCGCGTGCTCACCGCCCGGCGGCACGACGGCGACGTCGTCGACCGTCTCGCGGGCGACTACGAGATCGCCCACCTGGAGGCCGACCTGCGCTGGATCGAGCTGGCCTCCGTCCGACTGACCACGATCGCTGCGCAGGTCCGCGCGGCGGGAGCGAAGGGATCGCACCCATGA
- a CDS encoding phosphotransferase enzyme family protein, translating to MTASCPTVPDDGVVPDVERDVARAALAAFGIAADADLSFVKHRENHVWRVRAPGVDRALRMHRPGYRDDAQLRAECRALEVFRAAGLRVPAPVPTPRGEHVAVVVDAAGTRRQATMQEWCDGGAPVGDVGAAFEHGAGPEPGALYRLGRLAARLHQVASTASVPPSERPAWDAAGLTGPAALWGRPGDLASLDDEQRHILDDAEHAVAERLAGLRRDRATYGLIHADLTFENVLATPDGLVALDFDDSGEGWFMFDLATPAFWCGRGDGAAERVAALVGGYAAVRALTADDAAAWHPLLLARALSYLGWAAQRPDDPVSVWHHEVVAPFVVEGARRFVETGETGWPSLHAAGDAGRDAA from the coding sequence ATGACCGCGTCCTGCCCCACCGTTCCCGACGACGGCGTCGTTCCCGACGTCGAGCGTGATGTGGCGCGCGCGGCGCTCGCCGCGTTCGGGATCGCCGCCGACGCCGACCTCTCGTTCGTCAAGCACCGCGAGAACCACGTGTGGCGGGTGCGCGCGCCCGGCGTCGACCGGGCGCTGCGCATGCACCGCCCCGGGTACCGCGACGACGCGCAGCTGCGGGCCGAGTGCCGTGCGCTCGAGGTGTTCCGCGCCGCCGGGCTGCGCGTCCCGGCGCCGGTGCCGACGCCGCGCGGCGAGCACGTCGCCGTCGTCGTCGACGCGGCGGGCACGCGGCGCCAGGCGACGATGCAGGAGTGGTGCGACGGCGGTGCGCCCGTGGGCGACGTCGGCGCGGCGTTCGAGCACGGCGCCGGCCCGGAGCCGGGCGCGCTGTACCGGCTCGGGCGGCTCGCGGCGCGGCTGCACCAGGTCGCGAGCACCGCGAGCGTCCCGCCGTCGGAGCGTCCCGCGTGGGACGCGGCGGGCCTGACCGGCCCGGCCGCGCTGTGGGGCCGCCCCGGTGACCTGGCGTCCCTGGACGACGAGCAGCGCCACATCCTGGACGACGCCGAGCACGCCGTCGCCGAGCGGCTGGCCGGCCTGCGGCGGGACCGCGCGACGTACGGCCTCATCCACGCCGACCTCACGTTCGAGAACGTCCTGGCCACGCCCGACGGCCTCGTGGCGCTCGACTTCGACGACTCGGGCGAGGGCTGGTTCATGTTCGACCTGGCGACGCCCGCGTTCTGGTGCGGTCGCGGCGACGGTGCGGCCGAGCGCGTCGCCGCGCTCGTCGGCGGGTATGCCGCCGTGCGCGCGCTCACGGCCGACGACGCCGCGGCGTGGCACCCGCTGCTGCTCGCGCGCGCCCTGAGCTACCTGGGGTGGGCGGCGCAACGCCCGGACGACCCGGTGAGCGTGTGGCACCACGAGGTCGTCGCGCCGTTCGTCGTCGAGGGCGCGCGCCGGTTCGTCGAGACGGGCGAGACGGGGTGGCCGTCGCTGCACGCCGCGGGCGACGCCGGGAGGGACGCGGCATGA